The following DNA comes from Methanobrevibacter sp..
TGGGTTAAATAACTATTTATCTTCTCACATATTTATAATTAACTACTTTTTAAAAAATTAAATTAAAAATCAGGAAATTTAAAAACAATAATAAAGAAAAAAATAAAAAAATTAGAAAAAATTATTTATTGGACGGTCTCAGAAATGGGAAATTTATTTGAAATGGACTTGAATATTACAATTTTTGACCACAGGGAATATGATCCCGAATTTAATGAAAATTATGCTAAAAATGGAACTGTTGATTTCAAACTTAATAACAAATATTGGGTTAAAAAACAAACTTATAAATACATGTCTAAAAATAGTTTCAAATATATGACAACACTCTGGAACGAGTATATAGACAAATTCTGCAATTACACACGAAAAATACAACAAAAAGGACTGAAATTCAGCCAAATCGCACATATATCATATGAATCCAAATCAGAAATAATAAACTCAGATTTTAACATCAATATCTCAAGACAAACAGTATACATCACAGAAAAAGAAAAAACACCACTATACATATTCGAAAAAGAACAAAAATTAATGAAAGAAATTGAAAAATTAAACATCACCCCTAGCGGTTACTACAATTATGACGAAGAATATATAAAGATTAATAAGGAAATTTATGTGAGATTAACGCTAATTGATGCTCATACACGAATGATAATCAATGACGAATTAATTCCTAAAAAAGATTTTAACAAAAATTACATTGAAAAATTCCTCCAAGAATCCACAAAAGGAATAACACTAAACACAATAATCACAGACGGACACACATCCTATAAAGAAATAATAGAAAAATTAGACGCTAAACATCAATTATGCACCTTACACCTGATGCAAAACCTAATGACAAAATTAAACCCCATTATCCAAGGAAAAAACAGGAAAATCAAATCACTCACTGAAAAAAATATCAAAAAAAGAGACAGAATAGAAGAGCTAAAAAGTGAACAACCACTAAAAAGAGGAAGAAAGAAAAAAACAGACACCCAAGCAATAAACAACTTAAACAAACGAAAAAAACCTAAATAAAGAAATAAAGGAAAACAATGAGAAAATAAAAGAATACAAAACGGAAATCAAAGAACTCCTAAAATACAAAAAGAAAATTCAAAAAATATTCAAAGCCAAAACATTAAAAACCGCAATGAAACATTTCAACGAATTAAAACAAAAACAAGAAGAAATACCCAAAGTTATTCAAGAATATGTTAAAAAACTAGATAAAAAAATTGATAGAATAATCGAACAAGTAAAAGACAGAGAAATACCTAAAACTAATAATTTAGTAGAATTATTTTTTAAAGTAACATTTCCTGGTAAAATCAAAAGAATTTACCGAACATACGAAGGAGCACTAAACAAAATCAAATTAGACGACTTAAAATGGATAGAAAAAAATGTCATAGGATACCATCAAAAAAAAATTAATCAGTTGAATTTTTTACAGTAACGGAAAAAATATTATTATTTCCCAATCATGCTTTTAAGACTGTCAATGTCGAATTTAAGTCTGTCCAATTCTAGTTTCAGTTCGTTTTTCTCATTTTCTATTTTGACAAACTCTGGTGATTTGACATGCAGCTTTTTAACTTCTGTGTTGATGGTTACTGCCTGCAGGTGTTCGATGTATTGGTATTTTAAATCTTCTGGATTGATCATGAAGTATGCTTGATCGGTTTTGTTTTTTGCTTTTCCCTGTAAGTCATTAACATCGTCTAGACTCATGCCGTCATTGTATAATGCTGATGCGTGGAATTTCCGTAGCATGTGGCTTCTGAATCTGTTGTAGGTGCCGATTTTTCCTAGTCCCAAATCGTCATTAATCTTTTGAAAATTAACTGTGAAATAATTTACAGCCATCTTAAACAGTTTGGATTCATTGGTGATGTTGTCGGTACGAGATAGGATGTGTGCGTTGATTGCTTTTACTGCTTCTGGGCTGCAATATGTGGTATAGTATTTGTTGGTCTTTTTACGGAGTATATTGAAAGTGGGAATGATTGTTTCATCATCTTCGATAATGTCAATTACCTCAAATATGTCCATATCTTTTCGTGGAAGATATTCAGACAATGCATCGATGTAATCTTGTATTGTCAGGCTTAGTGTTTCTGCTCTTGCACATCCGCTGGAGCAAATGAACAGTATTGCAGCCTTCATAACTGGGCTGGCAATTCCTAATGCTTTTCTGATGATTTCTTTATCTGGTAAATCACTGAAATAAATTGGTTGGGTTTTTTTGACTGATTTTTCGTTGATTTTTGGAAGTTCGTAGATTTCAATATCATAGAACTTGTAGAACTTGATGACATTAATCATGACTAATTTTACAGTGTTTAGGGCATAGTTTTCAAGTAGGTATTGTCTGAATTCCAGTAGTCTGGTTTTGATTCTGCGGTGTTTCCATTTGATTCCTTTGTTTTCTTCGTTTTCTGCTTCCATTAGAAGTTCATTGAGTTCCATTTCATGATATTTTGCATATTTTTCCAGTGCGTATGTGTATAGTCTTTGTGTGCCTGGTGAATGGTTGTATGTTACAAATAATGTTTTTAGCAATTCATTGTTTTTCATTGTTTTTCAGCTCCTTAAAGTGTTTGTAAAAACATTTTTGAAAAGAGCCAAAACTAACAATTTACGATAAGTATACAATAATATTTCTATATTGTTTCCAATAACGTACTTTTCTATTTTTCTAAAAACTTATTTATTTAAAAATCAATACTAATATTCATGACTCTCAAAGTCTCAGATATTGGTGAAAAGGAATTAGTCAGATACATCATTGCCAATTCAAGGAATATCACTCCAGATGATACTGCAATCACCAAGTTCAACTCAACTAATCTTATTTCAACCTGCGACATGCTCATCCAGTCAAGGCATTTTCCACACAACATGTCCTATTTTGACATGGGATTTAAAGCAGTTACAGTTAATGTAAGTGATTTGGCGGCTATGGGTGCAGAACCGTTAGGATTTCTCCTGGCAATTGCACTTCCAAAGGATTTGAAAATCGATGATTTTAAACAAATCATTGATGGAGTACTTAAAGCCTGTGAGTATTATCATGTCCCATTGATTGGTGGCGATACCAATGAGGCATCTGAAATCATCATTACCGGAACCGCACTGGGTCTGACCGATAAGCCATTGATGAAGGATACTTATAACATGGGGGATTTGATAGCTGTAACGGGTAATTTAGGTCTTGCTGCATTAGGTTTCAATCTAAACACGCTTGATAATGTTTATGTTAAAAAAGCATTAAAGCCAAAAGCCAGAATTAAGGAGGGGCTGATTTTAAGGGATTATGCAACATCCGCTACTGACATTACCGATGGGCTTGCAAGCGAATTGTATGAGATTAAAAAGGACGGGTATGGTTTTATGATTCATGAGGAGCTTTTAAACATCTCTGATGAATACAAAAGCATATCCAGTCAGTTGGGTTTGGATTATTTGGATTTGATACTTCATGTTGGAGAGGACTTTGAGTTATTGTTTACAATATCAAAGGAGAACTTTGATAAGCTGCCGATTGACTGCATGGTCATCGGTGAGGTTACAGATACTGACGTTGTTGAACTGACATTGGAAAACGGATTTGTTGAAAGAGTAAAGAATAAGGGCTATGAGCATTATGTTAGTGAGTAATGAATTATACAAAAAAAGTTCAAAAACACAGAAAATCAGATGTGAGATTTGTGCCAATTACTGCAAGATTGCTGACGGCAACCTCGGAGTGTGCAGACAGCATAAAAACATTAACGGGGAGCTTTTTGATGAATCTTATGGTATAGTTTCATCATTGAGTCCTGATCCTGTTGAAAAAAAGCCTCTCAATCATTTCATGCCTGGGACATTCACCTATTCGATTGGGGGTTTTGGATGCAACATGACATGTTTGCACTGTCAGAACTATATGATATCACATGAATATGACATTAATTCTAGAGGTATTAAAATAACACCAGAGGCGATTGTGGAAAATGCACTTAACTACAATTGTGACTCAATTGCTTGGACCTATAATGAACCTACAATACACTTGCCTTTCTCCAAGAAAACTTCCCTGCTTGCAAGAAGTAAAAACTTGAAGGTTATCTATGTAAGCAACGGCTACTTTTCAGACAAGTCTCTTAATGAAGTTTTAGGATTTGTCGATGCATTCAACATAGACATCAAATCAATGTCTAAGGATTTCTATAAAAAAGTCTGCGGTGCAGACTTGAACATTGTTTTGGATAATGTAAGAAGAGTATACTTGGAAGGCAAACATCTCGAAATCACCAATCTGATTATCAATGATTATAATGATTCAGTTGAAGAGATAAATGAGTTATGCGATTTTGTAGTTTCCGAGTTAGGCCCTGAAGTACCGCTTCACTTTTCAAGAGCCTTTCCATACTATAAGATGGATGACATTTCACCTACAAAACCTGAAATTCTCTACAGGGCAAGAGAGATTGCACTTGAAAAAGGCATTGAAAATGTATATTTGGGAAATATTTAAGTGATGGTATGGTGGATGGTAAGTCCACCCTAATTAAATCAATCTATTCATCAAATAATGTCACTGATTAAAATTCCACTTCATTAGATTTCGTTTTTTAGAAACCTTCACCTTGAAAACTATTAACCTAGCTTTGATTCATATCAATCATTAATTAGAAATGTGTTATATCCTACCAATAATGGTAGGAATATAAGTGGCTGCTAAAAAAATAATGCAGTCTAAAAACATTTCTACCATACACGGCCTCCATTGGGGCTAAACTGTGGAA
Coding sequences within:
- a CDS encoding tyrosine-type recombinase/integrase: MKNNELLKTLFVTYNHSPGTQRLYTYALEKYAKYHEMELNELLMEAENEENKGIKWKHRRIKTRLLEFRQYLLENYALNTVKLVMINVIKFYKFYDIEIYELPKINEKSVKKTQPIYFSDLPDKEIIRKALGIASPVMKAAILFICSSGCARAETLSLTIQDYIDALSEYLPRKDMDIFEVIDIIEDDETIIPTFNILRKKTNKYYTTYCSPEAVKAINAHILSRTDNITNESKLFKMAVNYFTVNFQKINDDLGLGKIGTYNRFRSHMLRKFHASALYNDGMSLDDVNDLQGKAKNKTDQAYFMINPEDLKYQYIEHLQAVTINTEVKKLHVKSPEFVKIENEKNELKLELDRLKFDIDSLKSMIGK
- the thiL gene encoding thiamine-phosphate kinase, with the protein product MTLKVSDIGEKELVRYIIANSRNITPDDTAITKFNSTNLISTCDMLIQSRHFPHNMSYFDMGFKAVTVNVSDLAAMGAEPLGFLLAIALPKDLKIDDFKQIIDGVLKACEYYHVPLIGGDTNEASEIIITGTALGLTDKPLMKDTYNMGDLIAVTGNLGLAALGFNLNTLDNVYVKKALKPKARIKEGLILRDYATSATDITDGLASELYEIKKDGYGFMIHEELLNISDEYKSISSQLGLDYLDLILHVGEDFELLFTISKENFDKLPIDCMVIGEVTDTDVVELTLENGFVERVKNKGYEHYVSE
- the amrS gene encoding AmmeMemoRadiSam system radical SAM enzyme, encoding MLVSNELYKKSSKTQKIRCEICANYCKIADGNLGVCRQHKNINGELFDESYGIVSSLSPDPVEKKPLNHFMPGTFTYSIGGFGCNMTCLHCQNYMISHEYDINSRGIKITPEAIVENALNYNCDSIAWTYNEPTIHLPFSKKTSLLARSKNLKVIYVSNGYFSDKSLNEVLGFVDAFNIDIKSMSKDFYKKVCGADLNIVLDNVRRVYLEGKHLEITNLIINDYNDSVEEINELCDFVVSELGPEVPLHFSRAFPYYKMDDISPTKPEILYRAREIALEKGIENVYLGNI